Proteins encoded in a region of the Agromyces protaetiae genome:
- a CDS encoding ABC transporter substrate-binding protein, which translates to MAVHVSRTARRWLGVGVAALTAAGLVACSPGASGGGADENGVTTVTLWSWYPEVQQIVDVFNENHEDVQIDLVNAGVGEDAYAKLRTALESGTGAPDVIQMELSELPSFQVMSGLLDIAEYGASEVEGDYPEWVWDQVSQGDSVYAIPVDAGPIAQFYRADLYEQYGLQPATTWDEYRANAEALKAANPALYLSDFQVGNASNLVGLIQQAGGQPYGYDFDSPEEVTIDFDNDITRKVLNYWGDMIAAGLIDDAAYHSTEWDSGIAAGTYLTTVEAAWRPGYLGNVASATAGSWRVAPMPQWQAGDDLQGNHGGSTFAVTSQTDSPEASAQVAIELLGSEEPWEVGIEQAFLFPVFNPVAESDAFLERPYPFFGDQAANEVFVPAAQAVSPLEFTPFDSFAKSTINEQVAAAIAGSQTMDEAAAEIQRILVGYAESVGLTVTEG; encoded by the coding sequence ATGGCTGTACACGTCTCCCGAACGGCACGCCGGTGGCTCGGCGTCGGCGTCGCGGCCCTGACGGCCGCCGGCCTCGTCGCCTGCAGCCCGGGCGCATCCGGCGGCGGCGCCGATGAGAACGGCGTCACCACCGTGACGCTCTGGTCCTGGTACCCCGAGGTCCAGCAGATCGTCGACGTCTTCAACGAGAACCACGAGGACGTCCAGATCGACCTCGTGAACGCGGGCGTCGGTGAGGACGCCTACGCCAAGCTGCGGACCGCACTCGAGTCCGGCACCGGCGCCCCCGACGTCATCCAGATGGAGCTCAGCGAGCTGCCGAGCTTCCAGGTCATGAGCGGCCTGCTCGACATCGCCGAGTACGGTGCGAGCGAGGTCGAGGGCGACTACCCCGAGTGGGTGTGGGACCAGGTCTCGCAGGGCGACTCGGTCTACGCGATCCCCGTGGACGCCGGCCCCATCGCCCAGTTCTACCGTGCTGACCTGTACGAGCAGTACGGGCTGCAGCCCGCGACGACGTGGGACGAGTACCGCGCCAACGCCGAGGCCCTCAAGGCGGCGAACCCCGCCCTGTACCTCTCGGACTTCCAGGTCGGCAACGCGTCGAACCTCGTCGGCCTCATCCAGCAGGCGGGCGGTCAGCCGTACGGCTACGACTTCGACTCGCCCGAAGAGGTCACCATCGACTTCGACAATGACATCACGCGCAAGGTGCTGAACTACTGGGGCGACATGATCGCCGCCGGGCTCATCGACGACGCGGCCTATCACTCGACCGAATGGGACAGCGGCATCGCGGCCGGCACCTATCTGACCACGGTCGAGGCCGCCTGGCGTCCGGGCTACCTCGGCAACGTGGCCTCGGCGACGGCCGGCAGCTGGCGGGTCGCCCCGATGCCCCAGTGGCAGGCCGGCGACGACCTCCAGGGCAACCACGGCGGGTCGACCTTCGCGGTGACGAGTCAGACCGACTCGCCCGAGGCATCCGCCCAGGTCGCGATCGAGCTCCTCGGTTCGGAAGAGCCCTGGGAGGTGGGCATCGAGCAGGCCTTCCTGTTCCCGGTGTTCAACCCCGTCGCCGAATCCGACGCGTTCCTGGAGCGCCCGTACCCGTTCTTCGGCGACCAGGCCGCGAACGAGGTGTTCGTGCCCGCGGCGCAGGCCGTGAGCCCGCTCGAGTTCACGCCGTTCGACTCGTTCGCGAAGTCGACGATCAACGAGCAGGTCGCGGCCGCGATCGCCGGCTCGCAGACGATGGACGAGGCCGCCGCCGAGATCCAGCGGATCCTCGTCGGCTACGCCGAGTCCGTCGGGCTGACCGTCACCGAAGGCTGA
- a CDS encoding amidohydrolase family protein: MIDVHVHCHQPEHRSAEWASFASRAYGDRDWSYTPEAVGEAMIEGGVDTAIVFGVTSHAAGAQTPNDFVEQFCARMPIETIPFMALDPSAPGADAQLEDGIARGFRGIKLYPATALFDPADERFDAFYRRAAEQGLVLLWHQGATPSPAGSLLLSLPFSIDEVARRHPDLTQIIAHMAHPWQREAIVVIRKNPRVFADVSATWSRPQDGFQALVRAQEWGVVDKLVFGSDYPHWTPKQAVDGLRAMAARRPVDWPHIEASTIEHLVESDHLAALGLR; encoded by the coding sequence GTGATCGACGTCCATGTCCATTGTCACCAGCCCGAGCACCGGAGCGCCGAGTGGGCGAGCTTCGCGAGCCGGGCCTACGGGGACCGCGACTGGTCGTACACGCCCGAAGCCGTCGGCGAGGCGATGATCGAGGGCGGCGTCGACACGGCGATCGTGTTCGGGGTGACCTCGCACGCGGCGGGCGCCCAAACCCCGAACGACTTCGTCGAGCAGTTCTGCGCGCGCATGCCGATCGAGACGATCCCGTTCATGGCGCTCGATCCCTCGGCGCCCGGCGCGGACGCGCAGCTCGAGGACGGCATCGCCCGCGGGTTCAGGGGGATCAAGCTGTACCCGGCGACGGCGCTGTTCGACCCGGCCGACGAGCGGTTCGACGCGTTCTACCGGCGTGCGGCCGAGCAGGGCCTCGTGCTGCTCTGGCATCAGGGTGCGACGCCCAGCCCCGCCGGATCGCTGCTGCTCAGCCTGCCCTTCTCGATCGACGAGGTGGCGCGGCGGCACCCCGATCTCACGCAGATCATCGCCCACATGGCCCACCCGTGGCAGCGCGAGGCGATCGTCGTCATCCGGAAGAACCCGCGCGTGTTCGCGGATGTCTCGGCGACCTGGTCGCGGCCGCAGGACGGATTCCAGGCGCTCGTGCGGGCACAGGAGTGGGGCGTGGTCGACAAGCTCGTCTTCGGCTCCGACTATCCGCATTGGACGCCCAAGCAGGCGGTCGACGGGCTGCGCGCCATGGCGGCCCGCCGGCCCGTCGATTGGCCGCACATCGAGGCGTCGACGATCGAGCATCTGGTCGA
- a CDS encoding DeoR/GlpR family DNA-binding transcription regulator, translating to MIPDQRREELLRLLRESTVLSVRELTEQLGVSHMTVRRDIDVLERAGRAYSVQGGVRLASHLGAEPSRLDKETVDIGHKRAMARAAAELVADDMTVYLDAGTTILSMVPHLMARRRLTIVTNDFSTLDALADAEQFEVIHTGGLLDHRNRSSVGRLAAATLRQLNVDIAFISSSSWDANRGVTTPHEAKVDVKRTAMETSASRVLVAGSVKYGLFATHRVADLREFDTVLTDDGLPLGAAAGIKDRGVELVLAPSDETDVTPSLAG from the coding sequence GTGATCCCTGACCAACGGCGAGAAGAGCTGCTGCGTCTCCTGCGGGAGTCGACGGTGCTCTCGGTTCGAGAGCTCACCGAGCAGCTGGGCGTCTCGCACATGACCGTCCGGCGCGACATCGACGTGCTCGAGCGCGCCGGCCGCGCGTACTCGGTGCAGGGCGGCGTGCGGCTCGCCAGCCACCTCGGCGCCGAGCCGTCGCGGCTCGACAAGGAGACGGTCGATATCGGCCACAAGCGCGCGATGGCGCGCGCCGCGGCCGAGCTCGTCGCCGACGACATGACGGTCTACCTCGATGCGGGCACCACGATCCTCAGCATGGTGCCCCACCTCATGGCGCGCCGGCGGCTCACGATCGTGACGAACGACTTCAGCACGCTCGACGCCCTGGCGGACGCCGAGCAGTTCGAGGTCATCCACACCGGCGGCCTCCTCGATCACCGGAACCGGTCGTCCGTCGGCCGCCTGGCGGCCGCGACGCTGCGGCAGCTCAACGTCGACATCGCCTTCATCAGCTCGAGCAGCTGGGATGCGAACCGCGGTGTGACCACGCCGCACGAGGCGAAGGTCGATGTGAAGCGCACCGCGATGGAGACGTCGGCGTCCCGCGTCCTCGTGGCCGGCAGCGTCAAGTACGGGCTCTTCGCCACACATCGCGTCGCCGACCTGCGCGAGTTCGACACCGTGCTGACCGACGACGGCCTGCCTCTCGGCGCGGCGGCCGGCATCAAGGACCGCGGCGTCGAGCTCGTCCTGGCCCCCTCCGACGAGACCGACGTCACGCCCTCACTCGCCGGCTGA
- a CDS encoding carbohydrate ABC transporter permease, with protein sequence MTDLATRRRRPRQPMSLGRIGLVLGFTVTIVYFFLPFWWLLVASTKTTGGLFSSPSLWFADGFAFFDNIARTFSYQNGIFFTWIGNTVIYSVTSAVGATLLATMGGYAFAKYRFKGRKVSFAILLGAVMIPNTVLVLPTYMIMSSLGLVNTMWAVILPGLLNPLGVYLVRIYAQDAVPDEVIESARIDGAGEFRILGQIALPMLRPAIATVLLFSLVATWNNFFLPLVMISDNRLYPLTVGLNNWRALATIDGSAGQDLYPLLIMGSLLAVVPLVIAFLAMQRQWQSGLALGAVK encoded by the coding sequence ATGACTGACCTCGCTACGCGCCGGCGCCGGCCGCGGCAGCCGATGAGCCTCGGCCGCATCGGCCTCGTCCTGGGCTTCACCGTCACGATCGTCTACTTCTTCCTGCCGTTCTGGTGGCTGCTCGTCGCCTCGACGAAGACGACCGGCGGCCTCTTCTCGAGCCCGTCCCTCTGGTTCGCCGACGGCTTCGCGTTCTTCGACAACATCGCGCGCACGTTCTCGTACCAGAACGGGATCTTCTTCACCTGGATCGGCAACACCGTCATCTACTCGGTGACCTCGGCCGTCGGCGCGACGCTGCTCGCGACGATGGGCGGGTACGCCTTCGCGAAGTACCGGTTCAAGGGCCGCAAGGTCTCGTTCGCGATCCTGCTCGGTGCGGTCATGATCCCGAACACGGTACTCGTGCTGCCGACCTACATGATCATGTCGAGCCTCGGGCTCGTGAACACCATGTGGGCGGTCATCCTGCCCGGCCTGCTCAACCCGCTCGGCGTCTACCTCGTCCGCATCTACGCGCAGGACGCCGTGCCCGACGAGGTCATCGAGTCGGCCCGCATCGACGGCGCCGGCGAGTTCCGCATCCTCGGCCAGATCGCGCTGCCCATGCTGCGGCCGGCCATCGCCACCGTGCTGCTCTTCTCGCTCGTCGCGACGTGGAACAACTTCTTCCTCCCGCTCGTGATGATCTCCGACAACCGGCTCTACCCGCTGACCGTCGGCCTCAACAACTGGCGCGCGCTCGCGACGATCGACGGCAGTGCCGGCCAGGACCTGTACCCGCTGCTCATCATGGGCTCGCTGCTCGCGGTCGTGCCGCTCGTCATCGCCTTCCTCGCCATGCAGCGGCAGTGGCAGAGCGGACTCGCGCTCGGCGCGGTGAAGTAG
- a CDS encoding GNAT family N-acetyltransferase — MPIELRRAAVTEMDPATLYRLLWLRVSVFVVEQRAAYAELDGRDLESGAELLWAEEEGHVLSTARVLREPDALRIGRVATAPEARSRGVASAIMRAAVERCDEIGPGLPILLDAQEHLVDWYARFGFVAEGERHFEDGIPHRVMRRP, encoded by the coding sequence GTGCCCATCGAACTGCGTCGTGCCGCCGTCACCGAGATGGATCCGGCGACGCTCTACCGTCTGCTCTGGCTGCGGGTGTCGGTGTTCGTCGTCGAACAGCGAGCCGCGTACGCCGAACTCGACGGGCGCGACCTCGAGTCCGGCGCCGAGCTCCTGTGGGCGGAGGAGGAGGGACACGTGCTCTCCACCGCACGCGTGCTGCGCGAGCCGGACGCGCTGCGTATCGGGCGCGTGGCCACCGCGCCCGAGGCGCGGAGCCGCGGGGTCGCCTCGGCCATCATGCGGGCTGCGGTCGAGCGGTGCGACGAGATCGGCCCGGGCCTCCCGATCCTGCTCGACGCGCAGGAGCACCTCGTCGACTGGTACGCCCGTTTCGGATTCGTCGCCGAGGGCGAGCGGCACTTCGAGGACGGCATTCCGCACCGTGTGATGCGCCGTCCCTGA
- a CDS encoding VanZ family protein, producing MAAWIRRTLWIAFALTLLLQLVVLYVPSAPAGPGIPGFDKLVHTGVFLLPAALGVVAGIRAAWLAAGLAVHAVVSELVQLTLLPARAGDVWDVVADLVGVALGTALGLAVRHRIRARASAAAVRDA from the coding sequence ATGGCCGCCTGGATCCGACGCACGCTCTGGATCGCGTTCGCGCTCACCCTCCTGCTCCAGCTGGTCGTCCTCTACGTGCCGTCCGCACCTGCCGGACCGGGGATTCCCGGCTTCGACAAGCTCGTCCACACGGGGGTGTTCCTGCTGCCCGCCGCACTCGGAGTGGTCGCGGGCATTCGTGCCGCCTGGCTCGCCGCAGGTCTCGCGGTGCACGCGGTCGTCTCCGAGCTCGTGCAACTGACTCTGCTGCCCGCGCGAGCGGGTGACGTCTGGGATGTGGTCGCCGACCTCGTCGGCGTCGCGCTCGGCACAGCGCTCGGCCTCGCCGTGCGACATCGGATCCGCGCACGCGCCTCCGCGGCCGCGGTCCGCGACGCCTAG
- a CDS encoding homoserine dehydrogenase: MTSPRPITSPIRVALTGAAGGFGRTVLLALRDHRSQRPAVLCDLDLPSVRRQLDELGYAPELVAECATADEVTAAVDAGGIALVAATDLLVPDAYDVLVEATGSVAVSVRAALGAIDAARPVVLASKETESLFGHVLAERAAERGVVSTTGAGDQPANLVALLGWADRLGLEVVAAGKSSEYDLVFDRATGTASVLDHTIDAPGLGEHWDLGDDLAATLAARREAVRDLKLGAAADYCEIAVVANLTGLEVDTPEMHYPIARYRELADVLRPRSAGGILGGTGVLDVFTLLREPGEASFAGGEFIVVRCPDREVARVLAQKGHVVSLSGDHLCIGLPFHLMGLEIPGTIADAAAGIPVAIPSARRTTMIATASRSLSAGFAFRVAGHHHEIDGTAPALVAAAEAGADLVPYYLLDGARLRRDVAAGARIGYDDVEGIDGTLLDLAALERTTSSVRTHEGVS, encoded by the coding sequence GTGACCTCACCCCGACCGATCACCTCGCCGATCCGCGTCGCCCTGACGGGCGCGGCGGGCGGCTTCGGACGAACGGTGCTCCTGGCGCTCCGCGACCATCGGTCGCAGCGACCCGCCGTGCTCTGCGATCTCGATCTCCCGTCGGTCCGCCGCCAGCTCGACGAGCTCGGGTACGCCCCCGAGCTCGTCGCCGAGTGCGCGACGGCCGACGAGGTGACCGCCGCGGTCGACGCAGGCGGCATCGCCCTCGTGGCGGCGACCGATCTGCTCGTCCCCGACGCCTACGACGTCCTCGTCGAGGCGACCGGATCGGTCGCGGTCAGTGTGCGCGCCGCGCTCGGCGCGATCGACGCCGCGCGGCCCGTCGTGCTCGCCAGCAAGGAGACGGAGTCGCTCTTCGGGCATGTGCTCGCCGAACGCGCGGCCGAACGCGGCGTCGTCTCGACGACAGGTGCGGGCGACCAGCCGGCGAACCTCGTGGCCCTGCTCGGCTGGGCCGACCGGCTCGGTCTCGAGGTCGTCGCCGCCGGCAAGTCGAGCGAGTACGACCTGGTCTTCGACCGCGCGACGGGCACGGCGTCCGTGCTCGACCACACGATCGACGCGCCGGGGCTCGGTGAGCACTGGGACCTGGGCGACGACCTCGCCGCGACCCTCGCCGCACGCCGCGAGGCGGTCCGCGACCTGAAGCTCGGTGCCGCTGCCGACTACTGCGAGATCGCCGTGGTCGCGAACCTCACCGGCCTCGAGGTCGACACCCCGGAGATGCACTACCCCATCGCCCGGTACCGCGAGCTGGCCGACGTGCTGCGCCCCCGGTCCGCCGGCGGCATCCTCGGCGGAACAGGTGTCCTCGACGTCTTCACGCTGCTGCGCGAGCCCGGCGAGGCGAGCTTCGCGGGCGGCGAGTTCATCGTCGTGCGCTGCCCCGACCGCGAGGTGGCGCGCGTGCTGGCGCAGAAGGGGCACGTGGTCAGCCTGAGCGGCGACCACCTGTGCATCGGCCTGCCGTTCCATCTCATGGGCCTCGAGATCCCGGGCACGATCGCCGACGCGGCGGCGGGCATCCCCGTCGCCATACCCAGTGCACGGCGGACGACCATGATCGCCACGGCATCGCGCTCGCTGTCCGCGGGTTTCGCGTTCCGGGTCGCGGGCCACCACCACGAGATCGACGGCACGGCCCCCGCACTGGTGGCGGCCGCCGAGGCCGGCGCCGACCTCGTCCCCTACTACCTGCTCGACGGCGCGCGGCTCCGTCGCGACGTCGCAGCCGGCGCTCGCATCGGCTACGACGACGTCGAGGGCATCGACGGCACGCTGCTCGACCTCGCCGCGCTCGAACGCACGACCAGCTCAGTCCGAACCCACGAAGGAGTGTCATGA
- a CDS encoding class II aldolase/adducin family protein — MTTIATTTATAAIDDLIDAAHALATLGLSPGTSGNLSVRVDDRVFLSATGASMAALTPADLAELALDGTHVAGPRPTKEAPLHLAFYRKTDRTRAVVHLHSAAAVAASCLPPHSDLSALPPITPYFVMRVGQTPLIPYAAPGSSELASQIEQRTFAFRAALLQNHGLIVAGDSVTRAVDAAIELEAASEVLMRLGAQEFTPLSDAQARELADRYDSCWDGGLGSAGE, encoded by the coding sequence ATGACCACCATCGCCACGACGACCGCGACCGCTGCGATCGACGACCTCATCGACGCGGCGCACGCGCTCGCCACGCTCGGGCTCAGCCCCGGCACCTCCGGCAATCTGAGCGTGCGGGTCGACGACCGGGTCTTCCTCTCGGCCACCGGCGCGAGCATGGCCGCGCTCACGCCGGCCGATCTCGCGGAGCTCGCGCTCGACGGCACGCACGTCGCGGGCCCGCGGCCGACGAAGGAGGCGCCGCTGCACCTGGCGTTCTACCGGAAGACGGACCGCACCCGGGCCGTCGTCCACCTGCACTCGGCGGCCGCGGTCGCGGCCTCCTGCCTGCCGCCGCACTCGGACCTCAGCGCGCTGCCGCCCATCACCCCGTACTTCGTGATGCGGGTCGGCCAGACGCCGCTCATCCCGTACGCGGCCCCCGGATCGAGCGAGCTCGCGAGTCAGATCGAGCAGCGCACGTTCGCATTCCGGGCGGCGCTCCTGCAGAACCACGGCTTGATCGTGGCCGGCGACTCGGTGACGCGCGCGGTCGATGCCGCGATCGAGCTCGAGGCGGCGTCGGAGGTGCTCATGCGACTCGGAGCACAGGAGTTCACCCCGCTCAGCGACGCGCAGGCGCGCGAGCTCGCCGACCGGTACGACTCGTGCTGGGACGGCGGGCTGGGCTCAGCCGGCGAGTGA
- the arfA gene encoding arabinosylfuranosidase ArfA, producing the protein MTVTARVLVDPSFSLGEIDPRIYGSFVEHMGRCVYDGIYDPEHETADEDGFRQDVAELVRELGPTILRYPGGNFVSGYRWEDGVGPREDRPVRRELAWKSIEPNLVGTNEFMRYCQRLGIEPMMAVNLGTRGIEAATALVEYTTLAGGTYWSDLRRAHGVEDPWDVRVWCLGNEMDGPWQLGHKTAYEYGRLAAETAVALRRVNPNLELVACGTSKPIMPTFGSWEAEVLEQSYAHVDYLSMHMYVDPDLTDDVPTLLAAGVEIDAYIDAVIASADFARARGRHSKVMPLSFDEWNVWYNSRPREIGEWPFAPDLIGDIYSFADALVVGSFINSILRRSDRVRMACLAQLVNVIAPIRTEPGGGAAWRQSTFYPFALASRFGRGESLRVGLTSARHDTSRHEDVPALDVAAVHDPETGAVTFFVVNRDVEHAVPLELATGGFAGFAGGASVEHTTLTGPSASATNSAAAPDTIAPRTAPAVPWEGAPVVVPPMSWNMIRLVPGTGTHI; encoded by the coding sequence ATGACCGTCACCGCCCGAGTCCTCGTCGACCCCAGCTTCTCGCTCGGCGAGATCGACCCGCGGATCTACGGATCGTTCGTCGAGCACATGGGCCGCTGCGTCTACGACGGCATCTACGACCCCGAGCACGAGACCGCCGACGAGGACGGCTTCCGGCAGGACGTCGCCGAGCTGGTGCGCGAGCTCGGGCCGACCATCCTCCGCTACCCCGGCGGCAACTTCGTCTCCGGCTACCGCTGGGAGGACGGGGTCGGGCCGCGCGAGGACCGCCCGGTGCGCCGCGAGCTCGCCTGGAAGAGCATCGAACCGAACCTCGTCGGCACGAACGAGTTCATGCGGTACTGCCAGCGGCTCGGCATCGAGCCGATGATGGCGGTGAACCTCGGCACGCGCGGCATCGAGGCGGCCACGGCGCTCGTGGAGTACACGACGCTGGCGGGCGGCACGTACTGGTCCGACCTCCGCCGTGCGCACGGCGTCGAGGACCCCTGGGACGTCCGCGTGTGGTGCCTCGGCAATGAGATGGACGGCCCCTGGCAGCTCGGCCACAAGACCGCATACGAGTACGGCCGGCTCGCGGCGGAGACCGCGGTGGCCCTCCGCCGTGTGAACCCGAACCTCGAGCTCGTCGCGTGCGGCACCTCGAAGCCGATCATGCCCACCTTCGGGTCGTGGGAGGCCGAGGTGCTCGAGCAGAGCTATGCGCACGTCGACTACCTCTCGATGCACATGTACGTCGACCCCGACCTCACCGACGACGTGCCCACGCTCCTCGCGGCGGGCGTCGAGATCGACGCCTACATCGACGCGGTCATCGCGAGTGCCGACTTCGCACGCGCCCGCGGGCGCCACAGCAAGGTCATGCCGCTCTCGTTCGACGAGTGGAACGTCTGGTACAACTCCCGCCCGCGCGAGATCGGCGAGTGGCCGTTCGCGCCGGACCTGATCGGCGACATCTACTCATTCGCCGACGCCCTCGTGGTGGGCAGCTTCATCAACTCGATCCTGCGTCGCTCGGACCGGGTGCGCATGGCGTGCCTCGCACAGCTGGTCAACGTGATCGCGCCGATCCGCACGGAGCCCGGCGGGGGCGCTGCCTGGCGGCAGTCGACGTTCTATCCGTTCGCGCTCGCGAGCCGCTTCGGCCGCGGCGAGTCGCTGCGGGTCGGCCTCACGAGCGCGCGCCACGACACGTCACGGCACGAGGACGTGCCGGCGTTGGATGTCGCGGCGGTGCACGATCCCGAGACCGGCGCCGTGACCTTCTTCGTGGTGAACCGCGACGTGGAGCACGCCGTCCCGCTCGAGCTCGCGACCGGCGGCTTCGCCGGCTTCGCCGGCGGCGCGAGCGTCGAACACACGACGCTGACGGGGCCGTCCGCGTCCGCGACCAACAGCGCGGCAGCACCCGACACCATCGCCCCCCGCACGGCGCCCGCGGTGCCGTGGGAGGGCGCGCCGGTGGTCGTCCCGCCGATGTCCTGGAACATGATCCGGCTCGTACCGGGAACAGGAACTCACATCTAG
- a CDS encoding carbohydrate ABC transporter permease: protein MTNVITADVVEDAAAAADTPPPKGAPRRISQDERRGRFGWVLLAPFAVTFVLFLIVPLVYALWLSLHSRSITGAQNWAGFDNYLRAFADPSFLGGLGRVLVFGLLQAPIMLVLALVLALMLDAVTTRLSRVSRIVAFMPYAVPAVIGVLMWGFLYSPQLGPAAILTTLFGDAAPDLLGSNMVLYSLVNVVTWQMTGYNMIIIYAALQGLPRDIYEAARLDGAGGWKLATQIKLPLVAPAVVLSTVFTIIGTLQLFSEPKVMQSTRPDAVPADFTPNMYAYNQAFAYGQFNYAATISFVLGIVIIIGSYVFLFITRRRSGLND, encoded by the coding sequence ATGACCAACGTCATCACCGCGGACGTCGTCGAGGACGCCGCGGCAGCCGCGGACACCCCGCCGCCGAAGGGTGCGCCCCGGCGGATCAGCCAGGACGAGCGGCGCGGCCGGTTCGGATGGGTGCTGCTCGCGCCGTTCGCCGTCACCTTCGTACTGTTCCTGATCGTGCCGCTGGTGTACGCCCTCTGGCTCAGCCTGCACTCGCGTTCCATCACGGGCGCGCAGAACTGGGCCGGGTTCGACAACTACCTCCGCGCGTTCGCCGACCCGTCCTTCCTCGGCGGCCTCGGGCGCGTCCTCGTGTTCGGTCTGCTGCAGGCGCCGATCATGCTGGTCCTCGCGCTGGTCCTCGCGCTCATGCTCGACGCCGTCACGACGCGACTCTCCCGGGTCTCGCGGATCGTGGCGTTCATGCCCTACGCCGTGCCCGCCGTGATCGGTGTGCTCATGTGGGGCTTCCTGTACAGCCCGCAGCTCGGCCCGGCCGCGATCCTGACCACGCTCTTCGGCGACGCCGCGCCAGACCTGCTCGGCTCGAACATGGTGCTGTACTCGCTCGTCAACGTCGTCACCTGGCAGATGACGGGCTACAACATGATCATCATCTACGCGGCGCTGCAGGGCCTGCCGCGTGACATCTACGAGGCGGCGCGGCTCGACGGCGCCGGCGGGTGGAAGCTCGCGACCCAGATCAAACTGCCGCTCGTCGCCCCCGCCGTCGTGCTCTCGACCGTGTTCACGATCATCGGCACGCTGCAGCTGTTCTCGGAGCCCAAGGTCATGCAGTCGACCCGGCCCGACGCGGTCCCCGCCGACTTCACGCCGAACATGTACGCGTACAACCAGGCCTTCGCCTACGGGCAGTTCAACTACGCGGCGACGATCTCGTTCGTGCTCGGCATCGTGATCATCATCGGCTCGTACGTCTTCCTGTTCATCACCCGCCGAAGGAGCGGACTCAATGACTGA
- the otnK gene encoding 3-oxo-tetronate kinase, with translation MLGAIADDVTGAVDLAANLVSRGFRTRLRFGVPAGAPDATDADALVIALKTRTAPVAEAVAESAASLDALLAAGADRIYVKYCSTFDSTPLGNIGPVCDLVVERLAATTTVVVPSFPDTGRTLYLGHLFVGDVPLHESSLAGHPLTPMTDSNIVRVLQRQTTSSVEPIPLATVRRGAAAVRDALAELSARGVRYAVVDAIDDGDLGIIAEATAEASVVTGGSGLALGMTGPAGSGAMPAPEGLRSGPGIVLAGSASAATRAQLAYAAESGLPVHRLDVDELDASVERAFEWAIGCLARDPGATPVIAPEETATRVDATTGTGSARAVALEAAFGELARRFADAGIRRFVVAGGETSGAVVRALGVGELAVGEPIGPGLAWTFATTGTAGGPATIALALKSGNFGREDFFLDAWRRLA, from the coding sequence ATGCTTGGAGCGATCGCCGACGACGTCACCGGCGCGGTCGACCTCGCCGCGAACCTCGTCTCGCGCGGATTCCGCACGCGCCTGCGGTTCGGGGTGCCGGCTGGCGCCCCCGACGCCACAGACGCCGACGCCCTCGTCATCGCGCTCAAGACACGCACCGCTCCCGTCGCGGAGGCGGTCGCCGAGAGCGCGGCGTCGCTCGACGCCCTGCTCGCGGCGGGCGCGGACCGGATCTACGTCAAGTACTGCTCCACCTTCGACTCCACCCCGCTGGGCAACATCGGACCGGTGTGCGACCTCGTCGTCGAACGCCTGGCGGCGACGACCACCGTGGTGGTCCCGAGCTTCCCCGACACCGGGCGCACGCTCTACCTCGGACACCTCTTCGTGGGCGACGTGCCGCTGCACGAGAGCTCGCTCGCGGGACATCCGCTCACGCCCATGACCGACTCGAACATCGTCCGCGTGCTGCAGCGGCAGACGACGTCGAGCGTCGAGCCGATCCCCCTCGCGACCGTCCGGCGCGGCGCCGCCGCGGTGCGCGACGCGCTCGCCGAGCTCAGCGCGCGAGGGGTCCGGTACGCGGTGGTCGACGCGATCGACGACGGCGATCTCGGGATCATCGCCGAGGCCACCGCCGAGGCATCCGTCGTGACCGGCGGCTCGGGACTTGCACTCGGCATGACCGGGCCGGCCGGATCGGGCGCGATGCCCGCGCCGGAGGGGCTGCGGAGCGGCCCCGGCATCGTCCTCGCGGGCAGCGCCTCGGCCGCGACGCGCGCCCAGCTCGCCTACGCGGCCGAATCGGGTCTGCCGGTGCACCGGCTCGACGTCGACGAGCTGGACGCGAGCGTCGAGCGCGCATTCGAGTGGGCGATCGGATGTCTCGCGCGCGACCCCGGCGCCACGCCGGTGATCGCACCGGAGGAGACCGCGACGCGGGTGGATGCCACGACCGGCACCGGATCGGCACGCGCCGTCGCACTCGAAGCGGCGTTCGGCGAGCTCGCACGGAGGTTCGCGGACGCCGGGATCCGCCGGTTCGTCGTCGCCGGGGGCGAGACCTCGGGAGCGGTCGTGCGTGCGCTCGGCGTCGGTGAGCTCGCCGTCGGTGAGCCGATCGGTCCCGGCCTCGCGTGGACCTTCGCGACCACCGGCACGGCCGGCGGACCGGCCACGATCGCCCTCGCGCTGAAGTCGGGCAACTTCGGCCGAGAAGACTTCTTCCTGGACGCCTGGAGGCGGCTCGCATGA